The DNA segment CACGAAGAAGGACGCAATCGTACTTTTGAAAGCCCGGTAACTGCGTATCTGCACGCAGAACAGTGGCAAAGTTCACCGTGCTGCCCACCCAGTTATGATCGTTTCGGATCATAAAGTCCAGCGTCATGGCACGCCGCCGTTTCTCCTGCTCAGTTTCTGAAAGCGCCTCATCGATACGGTAGTGACCGTCGTCTACAACCTTCTCCTCGATTAGAAACTCAACGCGAACAGCCTTGGACATCTCGTACAACGCTACGTCTTTTTTGTCATAGAGCTTCGGAGAAAGGTCAAGCACCTTCCCGTGGCAATAGTTTCGGTACACCCGGCGAACACATCGATAAATGAGAAACTGTGGAAGGGCGCTTATGCCTAAGAAAACAGCGACACTGACGATGGACGTCACTAAGAATCGATTTCTGCCCTCGACAATCTTGTCGTACTTTTCCTTTGGTACCTGGACGGGCTGGTAAgagccagcagctgcgggtTCCAGCTTGGGCctcgcactgctgccgctatGAAACATTGTATTTTGCCTTTATGCGCCGAGGCCCGTATCGAACACGTGTCAAGAGCAGAGCGCATGCTGAGGCCAGAAGGTGACACAGACATAGAagtgagagggagaaacAGAAAGGTAGACCGTAACGATGATGGGAGCGCGCGTCAGAGAAAGGTGCTCAAGATCCTCCGCTGTCGAAGGAGCAAGAGAAAGCACAAAAAGAGGAAGACTacgccgcccccctccccatcccaaagaaaggagaaggcgtgACGATAAGGTGCGCCGTCTCGAGAAGCCCTTCAAAGCGAGCTCTGAGACCGTCATGCACTCAGCTAGAGCACACAAACAACGCGCTGCAAACTGGACGAGTGCTGGATGGGTCACCGCGACAAGTGCCCATCGCCGAAAcccactgccgctgcagcccagTAAATTTCCAGGCCGGATAGAGAATGGCGACGTGGCAATGCGCGTCACGCCGCACGACTTGCTGAACATAAAAACAGTTTTAGACAAACGTTATCTTAAACAACCATCCTCAATCATTACATTGCACTCAAGACACAGCGTTTTTTAAACAGGTAGAAAAAGGGCCGACCTGAGACAATCACAAGAACAACGAACCGCGTGCCGcccgaacaaaaaaaggcTCAAAACAGCCCtgtaaaaaaaaatgagGCGATAAGCTTGCCGtgtgctttcctttttcccttttcttaGCTGTTAATCACACATTTCCGCTGTCACCCGACTTGCGGCATGTAAACGGTACTGTAGTGACGCTTCTTTTTTCGCCTTCGCCTGCCCCACGTCCACACCTTCAGAAGTTTAGCGGCCACCACGGCCACGTCCGCCAGCCCCACgcccgccggcaccgccccTACCACCGgccacgccaccgcgacCGCGGCCACGGCCACCGTTCGCACGAAGTCGGCTCTCGCAGTGCTTCGCCAGGTTGGAGATGCTCTCCGACGTCCCCTTCACCAAGTGCTGGAGGCGTGTCGCGTTGTTGCGGTCCAGGTACAAGTACGCGTCATCGCGGTCCCAGTACGCGCTCAGCGTTGTGTTCTCTGATAGTATTTCGTTGACTGCACGACGCACGTCACTTTCCTCCATGTCAAACTTGATGGCCAGGTTGACGACAGACATGGTGGAGAAGTTCGTGCGGTTCGTGTAGCAGAACACGAGCAGCGCGACCTCCTTCAGGCTCTGCAGATACCGTTTGCGCGTCTCCTTGCCCGATGGAAGGGTGTCGAACGTGGTCATCGCCTCCACCTGCTCCTTTGCAGCAATGTAGTTGCCGGCCTTCAAGTGCTCGTAGGCAACGGCCACCTGCTCCTTGAATGAGAACGGCTTTCCCATGAGATCTGGGGTACGCGTGACCGTGTTGTACACGTAGCGCTCCATGTGGTTGCGCTCGTACGGATTCTGCGCCTCCATCTTCACGCCCATGAGGAGGCCGGAGAGAACGGACGCAagctccagctgcgcgacgGGCATGTGCATGTGGGGAGGAAGAAGCAAGTTTCGGTACTCCATCTCCGCGTGCTCGTCATCCAGCACCGActtgggcggcggcgactggCCGATCAACACCTGGTTCGACCGGAGACCCCAAATGGTGCGCAGCAGTTGGTGCGCCGTAGGGATATCGCCCGCGATAAACGCGGCCAACCCGAGCTGGGCAATGGCCCTATTCAGCAGAATAGCCAGCGGGGCATCGGAGACGGCGATGCTGTTGACCACGCCTGTGCGAAGCAGGTAGTCGCGACCCTCGCGGTACAGGCCGCACAGACCGTACTGGTACGCAACGTGGCACACACCCGACGCTGAGAGCGCAACACTGGGCCTCAGTTGAAGGCTAAGCTTGTGGAGGGCGCGGACGGTATCGAAGACAGACTCCGAGATGATGGTGAGATTGTCTGTCGACGAGAGGGAGTCGTAGAAGAGCTGGTGGGCCTCctgacggcgctggccgAGGATGTCGAAGAGGATGGAAATACACGCCTTCGACGGCTCAATCCTCTTGCGGGCCTGATAGTAGCCTAGGGCACGATCAGCGAGCACGGCAAGTTCGTTTTCGAAGGTGATAATCTTAAGGTACTCCTGGCTGGCCACCTCCTCAAACTTTGACTTGTTCACTAACTCTGTGTGAAGGTACGTCAAGAAGCCGTGGATGCCGCCAGGCACGACAATGTTGCGTGCATTCACCGACGAGGAGTCCTCGACGAAGCGGACGTTAGCAGCGGCGATCATGCGGCTGAAGAACTTGGCCCCCCACTTGAAGGCGCGCTCCCACGTGTCGGAGCTCACCAGAAGCTTTCGGCTGTCGCGGCGCAGGACAGCCGAGACGGCGATACCCATCGCAGAGATCTCCAGGTTCGTGTATCCCTtgcgagcacacgcgcgaaTCACCTTCTCGACCTTGCCCACCAGGTTCACCTCGCGGGAGCCGGAGATGTCCTCGAGGATCTGTGCATATTCGGTCTCCGTCAGCTCCGCACCGGCATCCTCGTCTTCGTCCTGCGCACCGTCATCGATCTCTGGGCccttcgccagctcctcgagcTCCTTCTTGTAAAgcttctccgtctcctccacCAATGCGACGAGCTCCTTCAGGCTCTTGAACTCCAAACGATTCGCAAAGTCCTCGCGACCCTTACCCTCCAGATGCTCCGCCAAGTTCGGCATGTCCTGAAGGCAGTTCTGCAATCCCTGCGGCGCCACCTTGTACTTGCGCACAAACATGTGTACCTCATCGCACATGCGCTTAAACGCCTCGAGCGCCTCGCGCCACGATTCATTGCCGGCATTGTAGTCAAACGTGTCGCACAGCGCTTGAATAGAGTtggccgccttctccttcttgGGTATCACCTCCtggcgctcctccagctcttcCTCATCGGTCCACTCAAACCAGAAAGGGTTGATCTGCGCCTCCGGCACCTCCTCGCGGAGCAGGCTTTTATCCGACTCGCTGTCGCTCTCGCTAGAGCTGATCGCGAAAAAATTCATCTTTTACGGGAAACAGAAAGACGCGCGGTTCACAGGTGAAAAAATATGAGTGTTCTGCATGTTGTACCAAAGTGTAGAGAGAATGCATGCAAAGAGTGTGAGAAGGAAAAAACAAAATGCAGAACAACAGTGCAGAAGAGCGAGAAGATATTCGACAGACACGATGCATCTCCACCCATGCATACCTTTCGTGAAACAGGCCTAAAGCGCGGAGGCGCAAGAGCCAATCTGTGGCGTACAGACCAAAACAGTCCGAGTGCCGAGACTTCTCGGAAGCAAATATAATGCCAACGtcatattttttttttcgttcttcaCACTAAAATAGTAAGTCATGGTCGTTGAATAGCAGAACAATACCGCGtgtaacacacacacacacgcaaacaaaaaaggcTGCACTGTTGTCGAGCTACGAGC comes from the Leishmania infantum JPCM5 genome chromosome 36 genome and includes:
- a CDS encoding putative eukaryotic translation initiation factor 3 subunit 8, coding for MNFFAISSSESDSESDKSLLREEVPEAQINPFWFEWTDEEELEERQEVIPKKEKAANSIQALCDTFDYNAGNESWREALEAFKRMCDEVHMFVRKYKVAPQGLQNCLQDMPNLAEHLEGKGREDFANRLEFKSLKELVALVEETEKLYKKELEELAKGPEIDDGAQDEDEDAGAELTETEYAQILEDISGSREVNLVGKVEKVIRACARKGYTNLEISAMGIAVSAVLRRDSRKLLVSSDTWERAFKWGAKFFSRMIAAANVRFVEDSSSVNARNIVVPGGIHGFLTYLHTELVNKSKFEEVASQEYLKIITFENELAVLADRALGYYQARKRIEPSKACISILFDILGQRRQEAHQLFYDSLSSTDNLTIISESVFDTVRALHKLSLQLRPSVALSASGVCHVAYQYGLCGLYREGRDYLLRTGVVNSIAVSDAPLAILLNRAIAQLGLAAFIAGDIPTAHQLLRTIWGLRSNQVLIGQSPPPKSVLDDEHAEMEYRNLLLPPHMHMPVAQLELASVLSGLLMGVKMEAQNPYERNHMERYVYNTVTRTPDLMGKPFSFKEQVAVAYEHLKAGNYIAAKEQVEAMTTFDTLPSGKETRKRYLQSLKEVALLVFCYTNRTNFSTMSVVNLAIKFDMEESDVRRAVNEILSENTTLSAYWDRDDAYLYLDRNNATRLQHLVKGTSESISNLAKHCESRLRANGGRGRGRGGVAGGRGGAGGRGAGGRGRGGR